ttacggcggtggtatcgacggagcgcgatcttgatcagccgggtcttccggtttcgtgctgctttgtatagctctttgtcgtaagggtcccctgtccgttcgtgtcgacggcggagctgtcgaacttctttgactgcttcctgacactctggtgtgaagctgggatttgcccactgcgaagggatcgcccatggtgtagagatatcgactgcgtcgttgatgatttggatgaatgcttggcactcagcctccacatcgtcggctgttgtgaggttttgggggttggtggtggtattggtggtggtggtattattcgtgttggtggtggtgttggtgagttgtcgctcgatgaattctatcagcttcttgtcgtctgtggccttccagtttctcctctttggtggttcgtatggcggggtaccgatgtcgattgttgtcactactgggtagtgatccgacccatgatcggtaccgacctggcattcaaccaccctctctgctagtgtgttactgacaaaggtgagatctaggaccgatgcctgctcgtttcttcgccatgtcggtgatccagtctctgtcgtcagtgacagattatgaatccccgcgatatctaaaagtctctctgctgctgcggtcgctttcgctttggaacctattccactccacgttgggtggtgtaggttcatgtccccgatcaggatatgttctgcgtatggtctctgggcaagctctctattgagcttttccaccgtttcaccatcgtcgttgttatatatgttatgcataaagaggtctgtccacccatctagatggttcctccgcagtttcagcagctggtatcctttcgacaccgtcttgcatgaccaggaacctggatcgatccgtttcgacacgaacagacagaccctggctcgttcaccttccaactccttcgggaagactagttggtgggtggccttgtttgggtagtgggttgttgttgattgagagttgatccagggttcctgaaccgcaatcacatccgctttctggactgctttgtctgacagaaatgaggccatgactggatgggcgttgtgtgcattgtattgaattatttggaagtaattcattgagatgtggtggtgttgttggtgtctgttcctggatcatcactgtgctccgacgcatcatggaactcctcttccgcatcttcgtcgatttcagcaactttgtgtcgtaccagttggtatcgccgagtcgttcggggttgttcatccataacgtagtcctccgccatatcatcagctggtgctgtcatcctcctcttcttatatgacgtctggagctgtttctccggatctgtcatgaactgcatagtctcttggttctgtgacctcaaagagcgagccgactggcttactgctgaggcagtttcagcgagctcctctggtatgataggtagatcgtcatcctccgacgttctcgatctagttcgcatcacatggctgggctcctttcttcgttggggcttctccaccccaacctttgtatacatcctccgaatttcttttgtcggatgcgatgcgttctctgtcggatgaggtgcgttctctgtcggatgcgatgcgatcaccgtccgattcgatgtaggtgctgcccgatatatcgtcgtgcgctgtgcagtttgctgcggcgcgtggattggggtatcgagtccctgttgggactgggaggtagtggtactacccttcgtagtctccctttgccggaagtggagtggcacacgatggaatagagggctgttagccagtgctagtcttgccccttctttcgctgctgttcttacttcgcatgcgtcgctcgttggcctatggcctccgccacaattggcgcatttcacttcgacgtccccttgcttagcacactcccaggtcgggtgttgcttcgcacagtggccgcactggtattcgtttagacactgtgagtgtacatgtcctggtttctgacatttcaggcataatttcgaacggccttctcggcagaagcgggtagtctggtgcacttggtgctgccagagcgtaccctgcgtgatcgcctggtttgcaaccaccgggtcggtgaatt
The nucleotide sequence above comes from Penicillium digitatum chromosome 1, complete sequence. Encoded proteins:
- a CDS encoding Reverse transcriptase, putative, which encodes MAVAGGGRKPNSPPETEFSKAPPKKPRNHFSTMEELAQSAREVLNTMENDGRGEIYIINFVKSVEQYALNSLKGDKPQVQVMEKVQQALNRLDQRMDSIEKATTAIKATATTPSTQTSNSNDSAAFWARLQKWGQGTGSGPPPSLPTSNGSSSIGVSPAELREDREIIVKIRDSDTRETLRRRTPREIVEQAERTREQAARRKASAPLGGGCHFLAAKVLPSGDVKMTANSASGAELLRKHADGWLKSFGPAAHVRKPTWGVVARGIDTKTMLLTQESMAGMAKELVRQNSHSWGDTQVEILHLGWLVKPGKRREGSIIIEFTDPVVANQAITQGTLWQHQVHQTTRFCREGRSKLCLKCQKPGHVHSQCLNEYQCGHCAKQHPTWECAKQGDVEVKCANCGGGHRPTSDACEVRTAAKEGARLALANSPLFHRVPLHFRQRETTKGSTTTSQSQQGLDTPIHAPQQTAQRTTIYRAAPTSNRTVIASHPTENAPHPTENASHPTKEIRRMYTKVGVEKPQRRKEPSHVMRTRSRTSEDDDLPIIPEELAETASAVSQSARSLRSQNQETMQFMTDPEKQLQTSYKKRRMTAPADDMAEDYVMDEQPRTTRRYQLVRHKVAEIDEDAEEEFHDASEHSDDPGTDTNNTTTSQ